One part of the Symphalangus syndactylus isolate Jambi chromosome 1, NHGRI_mSymSyn1-v2.1_pri, whole genome shotgun sequence genome encodes these proteins:
- the IL17RD gene encoding interleukin-17 receptor D isoform X2: MESQPFLNMKFETDYFVKVVPFPSIKNESNYHPFFFRTRACDLLLQPDNLACKPFWKPRNLNISQHGSDMQVSFDHAPHNFGFRFFYLHYKLKHEGPFKRKTCKQEQNTETTSCLLQNVSPGDYIIELVDDTNTTRKVMHYVLKPVHSPWAGPIRAMAITVPLVVISAFATLFTVMCRKKQQENIYSHLDEESSESSTYTAALPRERLRPRPKVFLCYSSKDGQNHMNVVQCFAYFLQDFCGCEVALDLWEDFSLCREGQREWVIQKIHESQFIIVVCSKGMKYFVDKKNYKHKGGGRGLGKGELFLVAVSAIAEKLRQAKQSSSAALSKFIAVYFDYSCEGDVPGILDLSTKYKLMDNLPQLCSHLHSRDHGLQEPGQHTRQGSRRNYFRSKSGRSLYVAICNMHQFIDEEPDWFEKQFVPFHPPPLRYREPVLEKFDSGLVLNDVMCKPGPESDFCLKVEAAVLGATGPADSQHESQHGDLDQDAEARPALDGSAALQPLLHTVKAGSPSDMPRDSGIYDSSVPSSELSLPLMEGLSTDQTETSSLTESVSSSSGLGEEEPPALPSKLLSSGACKADLGCCSYTDELHAVAPL, from the exons ATGGAATCTCAACCTTTCCTGAATATGAAATTTGAAACGGATTATTTTGTAAAGGTTGTCCCTTTTCCTTCCATTAAAAACGAAAGCAATTACCACCCTTTCTTCTTTAGAACCCGAG ccTGTGACCTGTTGTTACAGCCAGACAACCTGGCTTGTAAACCCT TCTGGAAGCCTCGGAACCTGAACATCAGCCAGCATGGCTCGGACATGCAGGTGTCCTTCGACCACGCACCGCACAACTTCGGCTTCCGTTTCTTCTATCTTCACTACAAGCTCAAGCACGAAGGACCTTTCAAGCGAAAGACCTGTAAGCAG GAGCAAAATACAGAGACAACCAGCTGCCTCCTTCAAAATGTTTCTCCAGGGGATTATATAATTGAG CTGGTGGATGACACTAACACAACAAGAAAAGTGATGCATTATGTCTTAAAGCCGG TGCACTCCCCATGGGCCGGGCCCATCAGAGCCATGGCCATCACAGTGCCACTGGTGGTCATATCGGCATTCGCGACGCTCTTCACTGTGATGTGCCGCAAGAAGCAACAAG aaaatatatattcacatttaGATGAAGAGAGCTCTGAGTCTTCCACATACACTGCAGCACTCCCGAGAGAGAGGCTCCGGCCACGGCCGAAGGTCTTTCTCTGCTATTCCAGTAAAGATGGCCAGAATCACATGAATGTCGTCCAGTGTTTCGCCTACTTCCTCCAGGACTTTTGTGGCTGTGAG GTGGCTCTGGACCTGTGGGAAGACTTCAGCCTCTGTAGAGAAGGGCAGAGAGAATGGGTCATCCAGAAGATCCATGAGTCCCAGTTCATCATTGTGGTTTGTTCCAAAGGTATGAAGTACTTTGTggacaagaagaactacaaacacAAAGGAGGTGGCCGAGGCTTGGGGAAAGGAGAGCTCTTCCTGGTGGCGGTGTCAGCCATTGCTGAAAAGCTCCGCCAGGCCAAGCAGAGTTCGTCTGCGGCGCTCAGCAAGTTCATTGCCGTCTACTTTGATTATTCCTGCGAGGGAGACGTCCCCGGTATCCTAGACCTGAGTACCAAGTACAAACTCATGGACAATCTTCCCCAACTCTGTTCCCACCTGCACTCCCGAGACCACGGCCTCCAGGAGCCGGGGCAGCACACGCGACAGGGCAGCAGAAGGAACTACTTCCGGAGCAAGTCAGGCCGGTCCTTATACGTCGCCATTTGCAACATGCACCAGTTTATTGACGAGGAGCCCGACTGGTTCGAAAAGCAGTTCGTTCCCTTCCATCCTCCTCCACTGCGCTACCGGGAGCCAGTCTTGGAGAAATTTGATTCGGGCTTGGTTTTAAATGATGTCATGTGCAAACCAGGGCCCGAGAGTGACTTCTGCCTAAAGGTAGAGGCGGCCGTTCTTGGGGCAACCGGACCAGCCGACTCCCAGCACGAGAGTCAGCACGGGGACCTGGACCAAGACGCGGAGGCCCGGCCTGCCCTTGACGGTAGTGCCGCCCTGCAACCCCTGCTGCACACGGTGAAAGCCGGTAGCCCCTCGGACATGCCGCGGGACTCGGGCATCTACGACTCGTCTGTGCCCTCATCCGAGCTGTCTCTGCCACTGATGGAAGGACTGTCGACGGACCAGACAGAAACGTCTTCCCTGACGGAGAGCGTGTCCTCCTCTTCAGGCCTAG GTGAGGAGGAACCTCCTGCCCTTCCTTCCAAGCTCCTCTCTTCTGGGGCGTGCAAAGCAGATCTTGGTTGCTGCAGCTACACTGATGAACTCCACGCGGTTGCCCCTTTGTAA
- the IL17RD gene encoding interleukin-17 receptor D isoform X1, producing MAPWLQLCSVFFTVNACLNGSQLAVAAGGSGRARGADTCGWRGVGPASRNSGLYNITFKYDNCTTYLNPVGKHVIADAQNITISQYACHDQVAVTILWSPGALGIEFLKGFRVILEELKSEGRQCQQLILKDPKQLNSSFKRTGMESQPFLNMKFETDYFVKVVPFPSIKNESNYHPFFFRTRACDLLLQPDNLACKPFWKPRNLNISQHGSDMQVSFDHAPHNFGFRFFYLHYKLKHEGPFKRKTCKQEQNTETTSCLLQNVSPGDYIIELVDDTNTTRKVMHYVLKPVHSPWAGPIRAMAITVPLVVISAFATLFTVMCRKKQQENIYSHLDEESSESSTYTAALPRERLRPRPKVFLCYSSKDGQNHMNVVQCFAYFLQDFCGCEVALDLWEDFSLCREGQREWVIQKIHESQFIIVVCSKGMKYFVDKKNYKHKGGGRGLGKGELFLVAVSAIAEKLRQAKQSSSAALSKFIAVYFDYSCEGDVPGILDLSTKYKLMDNLPQLCSHLHSRDHGLQEPGQHTRQGSRRNYFRSKSGRSLYVAICNMHQFIDEEPDWFEKQFVPFHPPPLRYREPVLEKFDSGLVLNDVMCKPGPESDFCLKVEAAVLGATGPADSQHESQHGDLDQDAEARPALDGSAALQPLLHTVKAGSPSDMPRDSGIYDSSVPSSELSLPLMEGLSTDQTETSSLTESVSSSSGLGEEEPPALPSKLLSSGACKADLGCCSYTDELHAVAPL from the exons GGAGTGGGGCCGGCCAGCAGAAACAGTGGGCTGTACAACATCACCTTCAAATATGACA ATTGTACCACCTACTTGAATCCAGTGGGGAAGCACGTGATTGCTGATGCCCAGAATATCACTATCAGCCAGTATGCTTGCCATGACCAAGTGGCAGTCACCATTCTTTGGTCCCCAGGGGCCCTCG GCATTGAATTCCTGAAAGGATTTCGGGTAATACTGGAGGAGCTGAAGTCAGAGGGAAGACAGTGCCAACAACTGATTCTAAAGGATCCGAAGCAGCTCAACAGTAGCTTCAAAAGAACT GGAATGGAATCTCAACCTTTCCTGAATATGAAATTTGAAACGGATTATTTTGTAAAGGTTGTCCCTTTTCCTTCCATTAAAAACGAAAGCAATTACCACCCTTTCTTCTTTAGAACCCGAG ccTGTGACCTGTTGTTACAGCCAGACAACCTGGCTTGTAAACCCT TCTGGAAGCCTCGGAACCTGAACATCAGCCAGCATGGCTCGGACATGCAGGTGTCCTTCGACCACGCACCGCACAACTTCGGCTTCCGTTTCTTCTATCTTCACTACAAGCTCAAGCACGAAGGACCTTTCAAGCGAAAGACCTGTAAGCAG GAGCAAAATACAGAGACAACCAGCTGCCTCCTTCAAAATGTTTCTCCAGGGGATTATATAATTGAG CTGGTGGATGACACTAACACAACAAGAAAAGTGATGCATTATGTCTTAAAGCCGG TGCACTCCCCATGGGCCGGGCCCATCAGAGCCATGGCCATCACAGTGCCACTGGTGGTCATATCGGCATTCGCGACGCTCTTCACTGTGATGTGCCGCAAGAAGCAACAAG aaaatatatattcacatttaGATGAAGAGAGCTCTGAGTCTTCCACATACACTGCAGCACTCCCGAGAGAGAGGCTCCGGCCACGGCCGAAGGTCTTTCTCTGCTATTCCAGTAAAGATGGCCAGAATCACATGAATGTCGTCCAGTGTTTCGCCTACTTCCTCCAGGACTTTTGTGGCTGTGAG GTGGCTCTGGACCTGTGGGAAGACTTCAGCCTCTGTAGAGAAGGGCAGAGAGAATGGGTCATCCAGAAGATCCATGAGTCCCAGTTCATCATTGTGGTTTGTTCCAAAGGTATGAAGTACTTTGTggacaagaagaactacaaacacAAAGGAGGTGGCCGAGGCTTGGGGAAAGGAGAGCTCTTCCTGGTGGCGGTGTCAGCCATTGCTGAAAAGCTCCGCCAGGCCAAGCAGAGTTCGTCTGCGGCGCTCAGCAAGTTCATTGCCGTCTACTTTGATTATTCCTGCGAGGGAGACGTCCCCGGTATCCTAGACCTGAGTACCAAGTACAAACTCATGGACAATCTTCCCCAACTCTGTTCCCACCTGCACTCCCGAGACCACGGCCTCCAGGAGCCGGGGCAGCACACGCGACAGGGCAGCAGAAGGAACTACTTCCGGAGCAAGTCAGGCCGGTCCTTATACGTCGCCATTTGCAACATGCACCAGTTTATTGACGAGGAGCCCGACTGGTTCGAAAAGCAGTTCGTTCCCTTCCATCCTCCTCCACTGCGCTACCGGGAGCCAGTCTTGGAGAAATTTGATTCGGGCTTGGTTTTAAATGATGTCATGTGCAAACCAGGGCCCGAGAGTGACTTCTGCCTAAAGGTAGAGGCGGCCGTTCTTGGGGCAACCGGACCAGCCGACTCCCAGCACGAGAGTCAGCACGGGGACCTGGACCAAGACGCGGAGGCCCGGCCTGCCCTTGACGGTAGTGCCGCCCTGCAACCCCTGCTGCACACGGTGAAAGCCGGTAGCCCCTCGGACATGCCGCGGGACTCGGGCATCTACGACTCGTCTGTGCCCTCATCCGAGCTGTCTCTGCCACTGATGGAAGGACTGTCGACGGACCAGACAGAAACGTCTTCCCTGACGGAGAGCGTGTCCTCCTCTTCAGGCCTAG GTGAGGAGGAACCTCCTGCCCTTCCTTCCAAGCTCCTCTCTTCTGGGGCGTGCAAAGCAGATCTTGGTTGCTGCAGCTACACTGATGAACTCCACGCGGTTGCCCCTTTGTAA